TATATATCATATCAGATTAGCACTCACAATGAAAGATTAATGATAGgtggaagatgatgatgtggTAATTGATAAGATTTATATTTTGCAAaagaatgatatatatatatatatatatatatatatatatatatatatatatatataaggttaaatatgtttttagttcctataaaattatccaaaatggcttttagtccctataaaattactttcgCACTCAGTTTTAGTCTCTGTAGATGGACCAGAAGTGAGtgtaaaagtaattttataggaattaaaagttaatatattttttacaggaactaaaagtcaaaattgagatatttatagggaccaaaaacttatttaaccctatatatatatatatatatatatatatatatatatatatatatatatatatatatatatatatatatatatatatatatatatatatatttgacttaTTAATTATGTATCAAAGTTGACCAACTAACAAACAAACAATCTATGAAGTTATTTATATAACTAAGTAACTAATTCAAGTTGTAGATTAACTAACAAACAACATCAACTATCTACCTAAGATTAAAACATGTCACTAAACATTCTATATTACCCtttaagtaaaataaattatatactaCACAATACCCTTTTATGTAATTGACTAAATAAATTTGTACTACCCAATTATATTTTTCCTCTCTTCTAAATGACACATCTATTTTTCATATATTCTTGATTTCACTTCTTTACCCGGGTAAAACTTTTAcacatattttaatttttccaTGATTTCACTTCTTTACTCAGGTAAAGCTTTTACACATATTTTAACTTTTCCATTTCCTTCTCAAACACCACAATTTTCTCACCTAAACATTTTTCTTTCTCTATATCATTTAGATAATATTATACATACCTTAGAATTTATATAAttgtcatttattttaaaataaataaatttattttaaattttaaatttagatGTGTAATCAAAATCTATCATTATTTcacaccttttttattttaatcagcaaaatatttataaatgtttATAGTTACTAGTGATTTGCTGTATATTTATTTCCAAATATCTGTAGTTATTGGTACTCTAAATTTTGAATAttgttaataattatattttaaaagtttCTGCATTACATATGAAAACACCTCTCAATGAGGATTCAAATTAAGTAACATATATCTACACTTAATATTAATTTCATATTGACATGGACTTAGAATAAcccttaattaatttttttatcgatttattttatattttattttttataatcaaaatattattattttacgggtcactatcaccacaattcattttttgttttaatcaacaaaatatttgtaatatttttagtGGTTAAacatattggatttatcatgttggttatttgtacatatttatttataatatttgtagttattaataattttataataacaattatatattaaCAAGAATCAAATCTTATCGAATAATCTAAACTATGAATGAATTTATCCGTGCAGACAGACGAGTCTTCTACTAGTTACCAGTGGCGGAGCGAGGGGGTGACGGGGGAAGGCCACGACCACCCCATTATTGAAAGCTACTTATAGTTTTATGAATGATTCTATGTGTAATGGTATTGTGATACCAAGTGAACAAAAAATTTCACTCTTTTGATAGCTTTATTGTCATGGCTCTAGAGATCAATCATCTACCTAGTCTATAGAGTTTACAGAGGTAGGACTCACATAACTACTATCTCACTCAACTAAACAAAATGTATTTTagcactaatattttttatttatttatttctttttataatttataaaaaaatcagtTTTCTTCTTAAAAATAGTTTATAAAATTATACTAATTGTCAACAAattcaatattataattaatatttttaattttttaatatattcaaataattttatgTTTAAGAACAAATGtaataatattaagaaaattGATATAAGTGAAACATTAATGAAACTTATTTTAATAAGTGAATTTTATTAGTAGATTCGGCTAACTTATCATTTATATAATCTttcttataaatatatatttgtatttcaaaatgataataaaaattataaaattatttctatCAAGTATTGGAAATGGTAAGATATTAATTTGAAGATAATATAAGtaatattagttttaaaaattaatattatattataaattgaaaaaataattttattttgaaacaaCTTTTTCTATAAATGAATCACTCTTTTAAGGATAATGAGTAATATTTTTTACCACCTATATTTCTACCACttttaatatcaaataaatttttatatttacaatttttgtcaattatatttGTTTTATTCGCTTCTATTGCGCACGTGTCACTGTTATCTctagttttttattatttatttgtaaattcatctattttttatgtattttttgatTTCAAGACTTTATTTTTTGTGAAAgtgtaaattttaattttaattttaggtttaaaattatatatcttttattttaaaaagttgttatttttatcaattataatagaaaaaattgaTAGTATTGTCACTATAacattttcttatattttattataatttaaagatTTCGTATTAaaagtaatttaaatatttttataatttttaatttattttatcggcccaagtaatttaaatatttttataatttttaatttattttatcggCCCTTCCAACTTTTTTTATTTTGGCTCCGCCACTGCTAGTAACCTCTAAAAATAAACTTTAACAATATAGTTATTCTCATTCaatttaacaaatatttaaaaatatataattaagtttaatatttttataccGTCATTGATAATCTCAGGCTTCAACACTTTTTTAATATACCTCTACAGCATCTACAATCCCTGGCTTCAACATATCATTCATATGTATCCTCTATTCATTAACAACTATATTATATAACCACGGGTCTCGAAGTATATGTATAAGAGATGTAATTGAAACATTTTCGTGCTATTCAAGTGTTTGAATAGCATTAGAGAGGGTGACACAATTTTTATATGGGTGACGAATGCCAACGTCGTCGTTCTCACACAAGGACATGCATAATCTCTTATGTATGTGATTCATAGTATTTCCTAAATTATatctaaaaaaaaagttttgagcAACAGACAAAAAAATAAGTTGAGAAGTAAATTAACCCAAACTAGTTTCTCTGCATTGTGTTGAAAAAGAATTCATAATAgtaataaatagaaaattaaaatgtCCTCATCCAATTCAAACACATTGGTCCAATAAGTAGCACTGGAATCATCCAACAAAATAGTCTTACTAGCTAAGAAAAACACAATTAagaaaccatcagtagtcattACAACACTTGAATAATCTAAcataaactataaaaaaaaaacaagcggTTTGCTGCATAGGAGTTTAATGTGGATGAGGAAGAGGCAAAACTAAGCTCTTCATATGTTCCTCCGCATACCAAATTAGAGGATTAGGAAGTTCAACACGTTCAACTCTACCATCTCTTCGATTATACATAACAACATCACCCCAATCTTGTGTGCAGGCCAGCATCAGGACATCTCCATTTTCCGACAGACACACCGGCAACAGCAGCCAATCAGGCACAAAATCATCCAATTGAAGATAGCTAATGTTCACCAACCGAGTCCAGGAATCTTGAACTCCAAACTCTCTCATTTCCCACaaaacaaaatgggtcttcatgtGGTCATAATAAAGGCACAGGCAGCCCCTAAAAACAGCAAGAGCTGGTTCATCTTCAGGCTTTTCACCAAAACCGTCAGGTAGCAACACATACTTAGATGTTTCGTTCCGCAGATCAAGAGAAAAAATCACTAACTGTTCGATGGTAACATTTTCCCATTCATACTCATGACAGTTTAAGTTGTTAAGTGCTAACCAATTAACACTACCATTAACAAATGGTCCGTTAGTTCTTCCTAGTAAAGTTGGAAAATCAGGGCAAGTGAGAGTCTTTCTCCAGCAACTATCACCCATGCAATGAACTCTCCCCTCCCATTTCTGCACTGTATGATCCCAAAACACAGC
The Vicia villosa cultivar HV-30 ecotype Madison, WI linkage group LG6, Vvil1.0, whole genome shotgun sequence genome window above contains:
- the LOC131611747 gene encoding F-box/kelch-repeat protein At3g23880-like, with the protein product MSPMMSQMMSLPILPSDLIKEILSWLPVKVLVRLTCVCKEWKSLIFDPTFAKLHLERSPKHTHTLLTLLDVVEDSETWVVSPQSVRRLLEYPASTVVNEDKCYRYTYDSFYAIGSANGLVCLIGDKSLEGGNREICSGFWNPALRLRSENSPTLNNLHSDASVHLGFGYDDSGDKYKVVAVFWDHTVQKWEGRVHCMGDSCWRKTLTCPDFPTLLGRTNGPFVNGSVNWLALNNLNCHEYEWENVTIEQLVIFSLDLRNETSKYVLLPDGFGEKPEDEPALAVFRGCLCLYYDHMKTHFVLWEMREFGVQDSWTRLVNISYLQLDDFVPDWLLLPVCLSENGDVLMLACTQDWGDVVMYNRRDGRVERVELPNPLIWYAEEHMKSLVLPLPHPH